From a region of the Enterobacter sp. JBIWA008 genome:
- the nadK gene encoding NAD(+) kinase: MNNHFRCIGIVGHPRHPTALTTHEMLYRWLCSKGYEVMVEQQIAQELHLKSVKTGTLAEIGQQADLAVVVGGDGNMLGAARTLARYDIKVIGINRGNLGFLTDLDPDNAQQQLADVLEGHYISEKRFLLEAQVCQQDCQKRISTAINEVVLHPGKVAHMIEFEVYIDEIFAFSQRSDGLIISTPTGSTAYSLSAGGPILTPSLDAITLVPMFPHTLSARPLVINGDSTIRLRFSHRRNDLEISCDSQIALPIQEGEDVLIRRCDYHLNLIHPKDYSYFNTLSSKLGWSKKLF; this comes from the coding sequence ATGAATAATCATTTCAGGTGTATTGGGATCGTCGGGCATCCGCGTCACCCTACCGCACTAACGACACATGAAATGTTGTATCGCTGGTTGTGTAGCAAAGGCTATGAAGTGATGGTCGAGCAGCAGATTGCGCAGGAGCTGCACTTGAAGAGCGTCAAAACCGGCACGCTGGCGGAAATAGGCCAACAGGCCGATCTCGCCGTGGTGGTGGGCGGCGACGGGAACATGCTCGGCGCGGCCCGTACGCTGGCGCGTTATGACATTAAGGTGATCGGCATCAACCGTGGAAATCTCGGCTTTTTAACCGACCTCGACCCGGACAATGCGCAACAGCAGCTGGCCGACGTGCTGGAAGGCCACTATATCAGTGAAAAACGCTTTTTGCTGGAAGCGCAGGTGTGTCAACAGGACTGCCAGAAGCGCATCAGCACCGCGATTAACGAGGTGGTTCTTCACCCCGGTAAAGTGGCGCACATGATCGAGTTCGAAGTTTATATCGACGAGATTTTTGCCTTCTCACAGCGTTCTGATGGGCTGATTATTTCCACCCCGACCGGCTCAACCGCCTATTCGCTTTCTGCCGGCGGCCCGATCCTGACTCCCTCGCTGGATGCCATAACCCTGGTGCCGATGTTCCCGCACACGCTCTCCGCCCGCCCGCTGGTTATCAACGGTGACAGCACGATACGTCTGCGCTTCTCGCACCGCCGTAATGACCTGGAGATCAGCTGCGACAGCCAAATAGCGCTGCCGATCCAGGAAGGTGAAGATGTTCTCATTCGTCGGTGTGATTACCATCTGAATTTGATTCACCCTAAAGATTACAGCTATTTCAATACATTAAGCTCGAAGCTTGGCTGGTCAAAAAAATTATTCTGA
- the smpB gene encoding SsrA-binding protein SmpB: MTKKKAHKPGSATIALNKRARHEYFIEEEFEAGLALQGWEVKSLRAGKANIGDSYVILKDGEAFLFGANFTPLTVASSHYVCDPTRTRKLLLNKRELESLYGRINREGFTVVALSLYWKNAWCKVKVGVAKGKKQHDKRTDLKEREWQLDKARIMKNAGR; encoded by the coding sequence ATGACGAAGAAAAAAGCACATAAACCAGGCTCGGCGACCATTGCGCTCAACAAGCGTGCTCGCCACGAGTATTTCATTGAAGAAGAATTCGAAGCTGGCCTTGCGTTGCAGGGCTGGGAAGTAAAATCGCTGCGCGCCGGGAAAGCCAACATCGGTGATAGCTACGTGATCCTGAAAGATGGCGAAGCATTCCTGTTTGGCGCGAACTTTACGCCACTGACCGTCGCCTCCTCACACTACGTGTGTGACCCAACGCGTACCCGTAAATTGCTGCTGAACAAGCGTGAGCTGGAATCCCTCTACGGACGCATCAACCGCGAAGGTTTCACCGTGGTCGCCCTATCGCTGTACTGGAAAAACGCCTGGTGCAAAGTTAAAGTTGGCGTCGCGAAAGGTAAAAAACAGCACGACAAACGTACTGACCTGAAAGAGCGCGAGTGGCAGTTGGACAAAGCGCGCATTATGAAAAACGCAGGACGTTGA
- a CDS encoding type II toxin-antitoxin system RatA family toxin, producing the protein MPQISRTALVPYSAEQMYQLVNDVQSYPEFIPGCTGSRVLESGPTQMTAAVDVSKAGISKTFTTRNTLTSNQSILMHLVDGPFKTLMGGWKFTPLSADACRIEFQLDFEFTNKLIELAFGRIFKELASNMVQAFTTRAKEVYSVA; encoded by the coding sequence ATGCCTCAGATTAGCCGTACTGCGCTTGTGCCTTACAGCGCGGAACAAATGTATCAGTTAGTGAACGATGTTCAGTCTTACCCAGAGTTCATTCCGGGATGCACCGGGAGCCGCGTTCTGGAGTCTGGCCCGACGCAGATGACCGCGGCGGTGGATGTCTCCAAAGCGGGGATCAGCAAAACGTTCACCACCCGCAATACGCTGACGAGCAATCAGAGTATTTTGATGCATCTGGTGGATGGTCCGTTTAAAACCCTGATGGGGGGGTGGAAATTTACGCCGCTTAGCGCTGACGCCTGCCGCATTGAGTTCCAGCTGGATTTTGAGTTTACCAATAAGCTGATTGAGCTGGCGTTTGGCCGCATCTTTAAAGAGCTGGCCTCAAATATGGTTCAGGCGTTCACCACCCGCGCTAAAGAGGTTTACAGTGTCGCATAA
- a CDS encoding HlyC/CorC family transporter, which translates to MEHISTTTLIVILIVMVVISAYFSGSETGMMTLNRYRLRHRAKQGNRAARRVEKLLRKPDRLISLVLIGNNLVNILASALGTIVGMRLYGNAGVAIATGVLTFVVLVFAEVLPKTIAALYPEKVAYPSSFLLAPLLILMMPLVWLLNMVTRVLMRMVGIKADVTISSALSKEELRTIVNESRSQISRRNQDMLLSVLDLEKVSVNDIMVPRNEIVGIDINDDWKAIVRQLTHSPHGRIVLYRDSLDDAISMLRVREAYRLMTEKKEFTKEVMLRAADEIYYVPEGTPLSTQLVKFQRNKKKVGLVVNEYGDIQGLVTVEDILEEIVGDFTTSMSPSLAEEVTPQNDGSVLIDGSANIRELNKAFNWHLPEDEARTINGMILEALEEIPAAGTRVRIEQYDIDILDVQDNMIKQVKVLPVKPLRESIAE; encoded by the coding sequence CTGGAACACATCTCTACCACCACGCTGATCGTTATTCTGATCGTCATGGTGGTCATCTCCGCCTATTTCTCCGGCTCGGAAACCGGCATGATGACCTTAAACCGCTACCGGTTACGGCATCGTGCTAAACAGGGTAACCGTGCCGCTCGTCGCGTTGAAAAACTGCTCCGCAAGCCGGATCGCCTGATAAGCCTGGTGCTCATCGGCAACAACCTCGTCAACATTCTGGCCTCCGCCCTCGGCACCATCGTCGGGATGCGCCTTTACGGCAACGCCGGGGTCGCAATTGCCACCGGCGTGCTGACGTTCGTGGTGCTGGTGTTTGCCGAAGTGCTGCCCAAAACCATTGCCGCGCTTTACCCTGAGAAAGTCGCCTATCCGAGCAGCTTCCTGCTGGCGCCGCTGCTGATCCTGATGATGCCGCTGGTCTGGCTGCTGAACATGGTGACGCGCGTACTGATGCGCATGGTGGGGATCAAAGCCGATGTCACCATCAGCAGCGCGCTCAGCAAAGAGGAGCTGCGCACTATAGTGAATGAATCCCGCTCGCAGATCTCCCGCCGCAATCAGGACATGCTCCTGTCGGTGCTGGATCTGGAAAAAGTAAGCGTGAACGACATCATGGTGCCGCGTAACGAAATTGTCGGTATTGACATCAACGACGACTGGAAAGCCATTGTCCGCCAGCTGACGCACTCCCCGCACGGGCGCATTGTGCTGTACCGCGACTCGCTTGATGACGCCATCAGCATGCTGCGTGTGCGCGAAGCCTACCGTCTGATGACCGAGAAAAAAGAGTTCACCAAAGAGGTGATGCTGCGCGCCGCCGACGAGATTTACTACGTGCCGGAAGGAACCCCGCTCAGCACGCAGCTGGTGAAATTCCAGCGCAACAAGAAGAAGGTCGGCCTGGTGGTCAATGAGTACGGCGATATTCAGGGGCTGGTGACGGTCGAAGATATTCTGGAAGAGATTGTCGGGGACTTTACCACGTCGATGTCGCCTTCCCTCGCGGAAGAGGTCACCCCGCAAAACGACGGCTCGGTGCTGATTGACGGTAGCGCGAACATTCGCGAACTCAATAAAGCCTTTAACTGGCATTTACCGGAAGATGAGGCTCGCACGATTAACGGGATGATTCTGGAAGCGCTGGAAGAGATCCCGGCAGCGGGCACGCGGGTGCGCATTGAGCAGTACGATATTGATATCCTGGACGTGCAGGACAACATGATTAAGCAGGTGAAAGTCCTGCCCGTAAAACCCCTACGCGAAAGCATCGCTGAGTAA
- the bamE gene encoding outer membrane protein assembly factor BamE: MRCKMLTAAAAVLLMLTAGCSTLEKVVYRPDINQGNYLTPNDVSKIRVGMTQQQVAYALGTPMMSDPFGTNTWFYVFRQKPGHEDATQQTLTLTFSSAGVLTNIDNKPALTK; the protein is encoded by the coding sequence ATGCGTTGTAAAATGCTGACCGCTGCCGCAGCGGTTCTTCTGATGTTGACCGCAGGCTGTTCCACTCTGGAGAAAGTGGTTTACCGTCCTGATATCAACCAGGGGAACTACCTTACCCCTAACGATGTGTCAAAAATCCGCGTGGGGATGACACAACAGCAGGTCGCTTATGCACTGGGAACCCCGATGATGTCCGATCCGTTCGGCACTAACACCTGGTTCTATGTATTCCGTCAGAAGCCGGGCCACGAAGATGCGACCCAGCAGACCCTGACGCTGACCTTCAGCAGCGCCGGTGTGTTGACCAACATCGACAACAAGCCTGCCCTGACCAAATAA
- the recN gene encoding DNA repair protein RecN, with product MLAQLTISNFAIVRELEIDFHSGMTAITGETGAGKSIAIDALGLCLGGRAEGDMVRMGANRADLCARFSLKDTPAAQRWLEQNQLEDGPECLLRRVISSDGRSRGFINGTAVPLSQLRELGQLLIQIHGQHAHQQLVKPEQQKALLDGYAGEYALTQLMAEHYRQWHQSCRELAQHQQQSQERAARAELLAYQLKELNEFNPQPGEFEQIDEEYKRLANSGHLLSTSQNALNLLADGEDVNLQSQLYNVRQLITELVGMDSKLSGVLDMLEEAAIQISEASDELRHYCERLDLDPNRLFELEQRISRQISLARKHHVTPEELPGYYQSLLEEQQQLDDQADSQETLSLAVSLHHEQALATAQKLHEIRQHYAQELSQHITDSMHTLAMPHGVFTIDVRFEENHLTAEGADRIEFRVTTNPGQPLQAISKVASGGELSRIALAIQVITARKMETPALIFDEVDVGISGPTAAVVGKLLRQLGESTQVMCVTHLPQVAGCGHHHFIVSKETDGEMTETHMKPLDKRARLQELARLLGGSEVTRNTLANAKELLAA from the coding sequence ATGCTGGCACAACTGACCATCAGCAACTTTGCCATTGTTCGTGAGCTTGAGATCGATTTCCACAGCGGCATGACGGCGATCACCGGGGAAACCGGTGCAGGTAAATCTATTGCCATTGATGCCCTCGGCTTGTGCCTTGGCGGTCGAGCAGAGGGCGATATGGTGCGCATGGGCGCAAACCGTGCCGACCTGTGCGCCCGCTTCTCCCTGAAAGATACCCCTGCAGCTCAGCGCTGGCTGGAACAAAACCAGCTTGAAGATGGACCTGAGTGTTTACTTCGCCGCGTGATCAGCAGCGACGGGCGTTCACGTGGCTTTATCAACGGCACGGCGGTTCCGCTCTCCCAGCTTCGCGAACTCGGCCAGCTGCTTATCCAGATCCACGGTCAGCACGCGCATCAGCAACTTGTCAAACCAGAACAGCAGAAAGCGCTGCTCGATGGCTATGCGGGTGAGTACGCGCTTACTCAGCTTATGGCGGAGCACTATCGCCAGTGGCATCAGAGCTGCCGAGAGCTTGCCCAGCATCAGCAGCAAAGCCAGGAGCGCGCCGCACGTGCGGAGCTGCTGGCCTACCAGCTTAAAGAGCTAAACGAATTCAACCCACAACCGGGTGAGTTTGAGCAAATCGACGAAGAGTACAAACGTCTGGCGAACAGCGGGCATCTGCTCTCAACCAGCCAGAATGCGCTCAACCTGCTGGCGGATGGTGAAGACGTCAACCTGCAGAGCCAGCTGTATAACGTCCGCCAGCTGATTACCGAACTGGTCGGCATGGACAGCAAGCTTTCTGGCGTTCTGGATATGCTGGAAGAAGCGGCGATTCAGATCTCCGAAGCCAGTGACGAACTGCGCCATTACTGTGAACGTCTGGATCTCGACCCGAACCGTCTGTTTGAGCTGGAGCAGCGCATTTCCCGTCAGATCTCGCTGGCGCGCAAGCACCACGTCACGCCGGAAGAACTGCCGGGCTACTATCAGTCTCTGCTGGAAGAACAGCAGCAGCTTGACGATCAGGCTGACTCGCAGGAAACCCTCTCTCTCGCGGTGAGCCTGCACCATGAACAGGCTCTGGCGACAGCACAAAAGCTGCATGAAATCCGTCAGCATTACGCCCAGGAGCTAAGCCAGCACATCACCGACAGCATGCATACGCTGGCGATGCCGCACGGCGTATTCACCATTGATGTCCGCTTTGAAGAAAACCACCTGACGGCGGAAGGTGCAGATCGCATTGAGTTCCGCGTCACCACCAACCCGGGGCAACCGCTGCAGGCTATCTCCAAAGTGGCCTCCGGTGGTGAACTGTCGCGTATTGCACTGGCGATTCAGGTGATTACCGCGCGTAAAATGGAAACCCCGGCGCTGATTTTCGATGAAGTGGATGTCGGCATCAGCGGCCCAACGGCAGCGGTGGTGGGTAAACTGCTGCGACAGTTAGGCGAATCAACGCAGGTGATGTGCGTCACCCACCTGCCGCAGGTCGCGGGCTGTGGTCATCATCACTTTATCGTCAGCAAAGAAACCGACGGTGAAATGACAGAAACGCATATGAAGCCGCTGGATAAACGTGCGCGCCTGCAGGAGTTGGCACGCCTCCTCGGCGGCAGTGAAGTCACCCGTAATACACTCGCGAACGCGAAAGAACTGCTGGCGGCATAA
- a CDS encoding inner membrane protein YpjD encodes MPVFALIALVAYSVSLALIIPGLLQKNSGWRRMAILSAVIALISHAFALESRIIPGDGSVQNLSVLNVGSLVSLMICTVMTIVASKNRGWLLLPIVYTFALINLALATFMPNEFITHLEATPGMLVHIGLSLFAYATLIIAALYAMQLAWIDYQLKNKKLAFNHEMPPLMVIERKMFHITQVGVVLLTLTLCTGLFYMKNLFSVENIDKAVLSIIAWFVYIVLLWGHYHEGWRGRRVVWFNVAGAGILTLAYFGSRFIQQFAG; translated from the coding sequence ATGCCTGTTTTCGCACTGATCGCCCTTGTTGCCTACTCTGTCAGCCTCGCGCTGATTATTCCCGGACTGCTGCAAAAAAACAGCGGCTGGCGGCGCATGGCTATTCTCTCGGCGGTGATCGCACTGATTAGCCACGCCTTTGCGCTGGAATCACGCATTATCCCCGGCGACGGCAGCGTGCAAAACCTGAGCGTCCTCAACGTCGGCTCGCTGGTTAGCCTGATGATATGTACGGTAATGACCATCGTTGCGTCTAAAAATCGCGGCTGGCTGCTGCTGCCGATTGTCTACACCTTTGCGCTGATCAATCTGGCCCTCGCCACCTTTATGCCTAATGAATTTATTACGCACCTGGAGGCCACCCCGGGGATGCTGGTGCATATCGGCCTGTCACTCTTTGCCTACGCGACGCTTATCATCGCCGCGCTTTACGCCATGCAGCTCGCCTGGATTGACTACCAGCTGAAAAACAAAAAGCTGGCGTTTAACCATGAGATGCCGCCGCTGATGGTCATTGAGCGTAAGATGTTCCACATCACCCAGGTGGGCGTGGTGCTGCTGACGCTGACGCTCTGCACAGGTCTGTTTTACATGAAGAACCTGTTCAGCGTGGAGAATATCGATAAAGCGGTGCTCTCCATCATCGCGTGGTTTGTCTATATTGTCCTGTTATGGGGCCATTATCATGAAGGCTGGCGCGGTCGTCGCGTGGTCTGGTTCAACGTCGCGGGTGCGGGCATTCTCACCCTTGCCTATTTTGGCAGCCGCTTCATACAGCAATTTGCTGGCTAA
- a CDS encoding RnfH family protein, producing MSHKIAVEVVYALPEKQYLQRVTLEEGATVEAAIRASGILELRSDIDLAKNKVGIYSRPVKLGDVLKEGDRVEIYRPLIADPKELRRQRAEKSAK from the coding sequence GTGTCGCATAAGATTGCTGTAGAAGTGGTGTATGCGTTGCCGGAGAAGCAGTATCTGCAGCGCGTGACGCTGGAAGAGGGTGCAACCGTTGAGGCGGCTATACGTGCGTCCGGCATACTCGAGCTTCGCAGCGATATCGACCTGGCGAAGAATAAGGTCGGAATTTACAGCCGTCCGGTGAAGCTGGGTGATGTGCTGAAAGAGGGCGACAGAGTGGAGATTTATCGTCCGCTGATTGCCGACCCGAAAGAGCTGCGACGTCAGCGTGCGGAGAAATCGGCTAAGTAG
- the grpE gene encoding nucleotide exchange factor GrpE: MSSKEQKTPEGQAPEEIIMEQHDEVEAVEPDASAEQVDPRDEKIANLEAQLVEAQNRERDGVLRIKAEMENLRRRTEQDVEKAHKFALEKFVNELLPVIDSLDRALEVADKANPDNAAMIEGIELTLKSMLDVVRKFGVEVIADTDVPLDPNVHQAIAMVESEEVEAGKVLGVMQKGYTLNGRTIRAAMVTVAKAKA, from the coding sequence ATGAGTAGTAAAGAACAGAAAACGCCTGAGGGGCAAGCCCCTGAAGAAATTATCATGGAACAGCACGATGAAGTTGAGGCTGTAGAGCCAGACGCATCTGCTGAGCAGGTGGACCCGCGCGATGAAAAAATTGCGAATCTGGAAGCCCAGCTGGTAGAAGCACAGAATCGTGAACGCGATGGTGTTCTGCGCATCAAGGCGGAAATGGAAAACCTGCGTCGCCGTACCGAGCAGGACGTTGAGAAGGCGCATAAATTTGCGCTGGAGAAATTTGTCAACGAACTGCTGCCGGTAATCGATAGCCTCGATCGCGCGCTGGAAGTGGCTGACAAAGCGAATCCGGACAACGCGGCAATGATTGAAGGTATCGAACTGACGCTGAAATCCATGCTCGACGTGGTGCGTAAGTTTGGCGTGGAAGTGATTGCCGATACCGACGTACCGCTGGATCCAAACGTTCACCAGGCGATTGCAATGGTGGAGTCAGAAGAGGTCGAAGCCGGTAAAGTGCTGGGTGTGATGCAGAAAGGTTACACCCTGAACGGCCGTACCATTCGCGCGGCGATGGTGACCGTGGCGAAAGCGAAAGCGTAA
- the ffh gene encoding signal recognition particle protein, whose protein sequence is MFDNLTDRLSRTLRNISGRGRLTEENIKETLREVRMALLEADVALPVVREFINRVKENAVGHEVNKSLTPGQEFVKIVRNELVSAMGEENQVLNLAAQPPAVVLMAGLQGAGKTTSVGKLGKFLREKHKKKVLVVSADVYRPAAIKQLETLAEQVGVDFFPSDVAQKPVDIVNAALKEAKLKFYDVLLVDTAGRLHVDDAMMDEIKQVHASINPVETLFVVDAMTGQDAANTAKAFNEALPLTGVVLTKVDGDARGGAALSIRHITGKPIKFLGVGEKTEALEPFHPDRIASRILGMGDVLSLIEDIESKVDRAQAEKLASKLKKGDGFDLTDFLEQLRQMKNMGGMASLMGKLPGMGQIPDNVKAQMDDKVLVRMEAIINSMTLKERANPDIIKGSRKRRIAAGCGMQVQDVNRLLKQFDDMQRMMKKMKKGGMAKMMRGMKGMMPPGFPGR, encoded by the coding sequence ATGTTTGATAATTTAACCGATCGTTTGTCGCGCACGCTGCGCAACATCAGCGGCCGCGGACGCCTTACTGAAGAGAACATCAAGGAAACGCTGCGCGAAGTGCGCATGGCGCTGCTGGAAGCAGACGTCGCGTTGCCAGTGGTTCGTGAATTTATCAACCGCGTAAAAGAGAATGCGGTTGGTCATGAAGTTAACAAGAGCCTGACCCCGGGTCAGGAGTTCGTCAAAATCGTTCGTAATGAACTGGTTTCGGCGATGGGTGAAGAGAACCAGGTGCTTAACCTGGCCGCTCAGCCTCCGGCCGTGGTGCTGATGGCGGGCCTGCAGGGTGCGGGTAAAACGACCAGCGTCGGTAAGCTGGGTAAATTCCTGCGTGAAAAACACAAGAAGAAAGTGCTGGTGGTCTCTGCGGACGTCTATCGTCCGGCGGCGATCAAACAGCTGGAAACCCTGGCCGAGCAGGTTGGCGTGGATTTCTTCCCGTCAGACGTGGCGCAGAAGCCCGTCGACATCGTTAACGCGGCGCTGAAAGAGGCGAAGCTGAAATTCTACGACGTGCTGCTGGTGGATACCGCTGGTCGTCTGCACGTTGACGACGCGATGATGGACGAGATCAAGCAGGTGCATGCCTCTATCAACCCGGTAGAGACCCTGTTTGTTGTCGACGCCATGACCGGTCAGGATGCGGCGAATACCGCGAAAGCGTTTAACGAAGCGCTGCCGTTAACCGGCGTGGTGCTGACCAAAGTGGACGGTGACGCCCGCGGCGGTGCGGCGCTCTCGATTCGTCATATCACCGGTAAGCCGATTAAATTCCTCGGCGTGGGCGAAAAAACTGAAGCGCTGGAGCCGTTCCACCCGGATCGTATTGCCTCCCGTATCCTCGGCATGGGCGACGTGCTGTCGCTGATTGAAGATATCGAGAGCAAGGTTGACCGCGCGCAGGCCGAGAAGCTGGCCAGCAAGCTGAAAAAAGGCGACGGTTTCGATCTCACCGACTTCCTTGAGCAGCTGCGCCAGATGAAAAACATGGGCGGCATGGCCAGCCTGATGGGCAAACTGCCGGGCATGGGGCAGATCCCTGACAACGTGAAAGCGCAGATGGATGACAAGGTGCTGGTGCGTATGGAGGCGATCATCAACTCCATGACCCTTAAAGAACGCGCTAACCCGGACATCATCAAAGGTTCCCGTAAACGCCGTATCGCAGCCGGTTGCGGCATGCAGGTGCAGGACGTTAACCGCCTTCTGAAACAATTCGACGACATGCAGCGCATGATGAAGAAAATGAAGAAAGGCGGTATGGCGAAGATGATGCGAGGCATGAAAGGGATGATGCCCCCAGGATTCCCTGGCAGATAA